A genomic region of Perognathus longimembris pacificus isolate PPM17 unplaced genomic scaffold, ASM2315922v1 HiC_scaffold_123, whole genome shotgun sequence contains the following coding sequences:
- the LOC125344502 gene encoding testis-specific Y-encoded protein 9-like, with the protein SVVGRFPEAELLCGSLQEQAWGEDEQDDMASRQKCGTPPPAEEPPLKELQALQLDLGPVNNQATKAHERLKQNLSKRQKTLLDSRSSNIRGIPGFWAQTFVNHPQLSAMISDQDEDMLSYMINLEVQELRHPKSSCKITFYFRNNPYFQNAVVVKEFVVDITGYRLCHSTPILWRQYYKIEADSHRNHNKSPNFFNWFTDHNFAGSNRITEIIRKDLWLNPLHYYKMMKAHEEGEENESPMNPDAYQDFL; encoded by the exons TCCGTGGTTGGGCGGTTCCCCGAGGCCGAGCTGCTTTGTGGCTCTCTGCAGGAGCAAGCTTGGGGTGAGGACGAGCAGGACGACATGGCGAGTAGACAGAAATGTGGGACTCCTCCACCTGCGGAAGAG CCACCACTGAAGGAATTGCAGGCTCTTCAGTTAGATCTGGGACCAGTGAATAACCAAGCCACCAAGGCTCATGAACGCCTAAAACAGAATCTGAGCAAGAGGCAAAAGACTCTCCTGGATTCCAGAAGCAGCAACATCCGGggcatccctggcttctgggccCAAACT TTTGTGAACCATCCCCAGCTGTCAGCAATGATCAGTGACCAAGATGAAGACATGCTTAGCTACATGATCAATTTGGAA GTACAAGAACTCAGGCATCCCAAGAGTTCCTGCAAAATCaccttttactttagaaataaccCATACTTCCAGAATGCAGTGGTTGTTAAGGAATTCGTCGTGGATATCACTG GATATAGGTTGTGCCATTCCACTCCCATTCTGTGGCGTCAGTATTATAAAATTGAAGCTGACAGTCACAGAAACCACAACAAGAGCCCAAACTTCTTCAACTGGTTTACAGACCACAATTTTGCAGGCTCAAACAGGATCACTGAG ATCATCAGaaaagacctgtggctcaatcCATTGCACTACTACAAGATGATGAAAGCACATGAAGAGGGG gaagaaaatgaatccccTATGAATCCAGATGCTTACCAGGACTTCCTGTGA
- the LOC125344500 gene encoding testis-specific Y-encoded protein 3-like — MVSGADFAFPPGFNRPPSGPGFRAQSVVGRFPEAELLCGSLQEQAWGEDEQDDMASRQECGTPPPAEEPPLKELQALQLDLGPVNNQATKAHERLKQNLSKRQKTLLDSRSSNIRGIPGFWAQTFVNHPQLSAMISDQDEDMLSYMINLEVQELRHPKSSCKITFYFRNNPYFQNAVVVKEFVVDITGYRLCHSTPILWRQDYKIEADSHRNHNKSPNFFNWFTDHNFAGSNRITEIIRKDLWLNPLHYYKMMKAHEEGEENESPMNPDAYQDFL; from the exons ATGGTGTCAGGAGCGGACTTTGCTTTCCCGCCGGGCTTCAATCGCCCGCCATCCGGGCCAGGCTtccggg CACAGTCCGTGGTTGGGCGGTTCCCCGAGGCCGAGCTGCTTTGTGGCTCTCTGCAGGAGCAAGCTTGGGGTGAGGACGAGCAGGACGACATGGCGAGTAGACAGGAATGTGGGACTCCTCCACCTGCGGAAGAG CCACCACTGAAGGAATTGCAGGCTCTTCAGTTAGATCTGGGACCAGTGAATAACCAAGCCACCAAGGCTCATGAACGCCTAAAACAGAATCTGAGCAAGAGGCAAAAGACTCTCCTGGATTCCAGAAGCAGCAACATCCGGggcatccctggcttctgggccCAAACT TTTGTGAACCATCCCCAGCTGTCAGCAATGATCAGTGACCAAGATGAAGACATGCTTAGCTACATGATCAATTTGGAA GTACAAGAACTCAGGCATCCCAAGAGTTCCTGCAAAATCaccttttactttagaaataaccCATACTTCCAGAATGCAGTGGTTGTTAAGGAATTCGTCGTGGATATCACTG GATATAGGTTGTGCCATTCCACTCCCATTCTGTGGCGTCAGGATTATAAAATTGAAGCTGACAGTCACAGAAACCACAACAAGAGCCCAAACTTCTTCAACTGGTTTACAGACCACAATTTTGCAGGCTCAAACAGGATCACTGAG ATCATCAGaaaagacctgtggctcaatcCATTGCACTACTACAAGATGATGAAAGCACATGAAGAGGGG